A region of the Prevotella melaninogenica genome:
AACAAAAACTATAAAAAGAAAGTCTGATAAGGACTATTACAGTTCAATAAATCTTAAATTGTACACTCTCCTGTACACTTACTTTTACTTGAACGATTCTATCCTTACCTCAAAGTGCGTTCTTCATGACAACCTATAGCAAGGTAATTAACCCACAACACCACTGGTGCTAAGCCTCAACACAACATGTGCGGGGCATCAACACGGCATGTGCTAAGATGAAACACATAGACAAAAGATGGGAAGTAAAGTTCTTTGTTAACATTGTCAACATTGCAAGACACTCATGACTACTTGTCCAAGCATAATTATCAATCACCACGTATAACAGAGTAAACTTTCCATTATAAACGGGATAACACGCTAAGTTGCTAATATAGACAAAACGCAATAGGGACAAACAACCTCAACAGTCAGTCCTTCTTATTAAGCAAGGAATAGCTGACAAGGCTGTTTGTCCCTATATTGAATATGTAAGTTTTAAACTCTCTCAAGCATACATATAGATAAACTGCACGTACAATCCAAGAGAAACCTAAGCTTTATATCTTAAATTACAACTCCCAACCGATAGCAGAAGCACCAAGAACGGCAGCAGCAGCATCATCAAGAGAACTTACCAAGAATATTGGCTTCTCCTTGAAGATTTCCAAAGCGTGCTCCTTGTAAGAACGCATGATAGGCTCCATCAACAAATCACCAGCCTTAGTCAGACCGCCGAAGAAGATAAATGCTTCTGGAGAAGAGAAGGTTGCAAAGTCTGCACAAGCCTCACCTAACATATTACCAGTGAACTCGTAAACACGCTTAGCAAGTGCATCACCACGACCTGCTGCGATAGAAACATCCAAAGAAGTAATATCTTCTGGATTAATCTCACGCAACAAAGAGTCTTCTGTGCTCTCTTTCAAGAACTCACGAGCAGTACGAGCTACACCTGTTGCAGAGCAATAAGTCTCCAAACAACCTGTACGACCACAACCGCAAGTACGTCCCTTCTCTCCACGAACCATAATCATGTGGCCTAACTCACCAGCAAAACCATCTGAGCCATAAATCATCTGACCATTGATGACAATACCAGAACCAACACCTGTACCGAGGGTAATCATAATAAAATCCTTCATTCCGCGGGCAACACCATACTGCATCTCACCAATAGCTGCAGCATTTGCATCATTGGTAAGACCAACAGGAATACCCAACTTCTTTGAGAACATTTCTCCCAATGGCACTACACCATCGTGACCCCATGAAAGGTTTGGTGCAAACTCAATCGTACCACGATAAAAGTTACCATTAGGAGCACCAATACCCATAGCACGGAACTGACCAATTCCACCATATTTTGCAACGAGAGGCTTAACAGCCTCTACACCAGCCTCTACAAAATCATCTACAGTCTTATAAGCCTGTGTCTTTATAGAGTTTGTGGCAAGTAGCTGACCACGCTGATCAACGACACCAAATACTGCATTTGTTCCTCCTAAATCCAAGCCAATTACAAATGGCTTTTCCAATCCAGTTACAACTGGTTTCTGCTCTGTTACGTCCATGACATAATAAGTTTTTAGTTTGAATATACTATTGGCAAAGTTATGAAAAAAGTGGAATACCACAAAGTTTTGTTAGCTAAATTTGCTTATCTCATATTATTTTTGCAATTTTGCACTCAAAATAACAAGCATGCAATTTCCTATTCAATTAGATATACTGGATTTCATTTTTAAAGGGCTTCTTATTGGTATCATAGCCTCAGCTCCTATGGGTCCAGTTGGAATATTATGTATACAACGCACCTTAAACAAGGGTCGTTGGTACGGTTTTATAACGGGTATTGGGGCTGCTGTTAGTGACACTATATATGCACTTATTGTTGGATTAGGTATGAGCTTTATCATGGGACCTTTAGAGAATCCCACATACAAACTTATACTACAGATTACAGGAAGTGTTTTATTGTTGCTCTTTGGAGTATATTGCTTCAAATCAGACCCTATGAAGAAGGCTCATCAGAGCGGAAAAGAGAAAGGTTCTCTCTTCCACAATGGTCTTACAGCCTTCTTGGTAACCCTTTCTAACCCAATGATTATCTTCCTATTCATTGCAAGTTATGCACAGTTTGCGTTTGTACAGCCTGATCGTCCATTAGAGATGATTATCGGTTTTGCTTGTGTACCAGCAGGTGCGTTGCTATGGTGGTATGGGTTATCATGGTTGATTGATAAGATTAGAAATAAATTTGATGTAAATGGTATCCTTATTATAAATAAGGTTATAGGCTCTGTTGTTATTCTGTTCTCTATCATTATGCTTTTGGGAACAGTATTTAATCTTTACCATCTGCCAACTATTGATGGATTGATGGATTGATGACTAAGGATAACTTCAAATACAGATTATGTTTATAGCAAAGGAATTAAGGAAAAAGAGTATTGCAGAATATCTGCTTTATATGTGGCAGATAGAAGATACTATACGTGCATACGGTTGTTCATTGACACGAATCCGCAAAGAATATATTGACCAGTTCCAATATACCGAAGAACAAAAAGAGGAAGAAGAAGACTGGTTTGGAGACCTTGTTCGCATGATGAATCAAGAAGGTTGCCGTGAAGGTGGACACCTACAGATTAACAAGGTACTCATGCAGGACCTCACAGAATTGCATGCACAGTTGTTGCAATCATCTAAGTTTCCATTCTATTCTGCTGAATATTATCGTGTTCTACCTTTCATTGTGGAACTGAGAGGTAAGACAAAACGTACAGCAGATAAGATGGCACGCACAAATGACGAACGTCTAAAGAGTGTAGCTGCACAATTAGGAAAGAGCGAAATTGAGACTTGCTTTGACCTTCTTTATGGAGTAATGATGCTCCGTCTACAAAAGAAAGAGATTACACCAGAGACAACTCGTGCACTTAACGAGATAACAACCTTCATCGGTATGTTATCAGACTATTACATAAAGGATAAGACTGAAGGATTAAACTTCGGCGAAGAATAAAGGAGATTGCTTATGAATATTTTAGTTACAGGAGCTAACGGACAGCTTGGCAACGAGATTCAGCTTGTTTCTAAGCAGAGTAAAGACCACTATATCTTCACAGACGTATGTGAGGGATATACAAAGTTAGACATTACTAATCTCGAAGACATCCGCAAGATGGTACAAGACAATAAGATTGAATGTATCATCAACTGTGCTGCATGGACCAATGTGGACAAAGCTGAGACTGCAGGTGAGATTGTAGAATTGCTCAATGCAATTGCTCCAGAGAATCTTGCAAAGGCAATGAAAGAAGTAGGAGGCTTGCTTGTTCATGTTAGTACGGACTATGTCTTTGGTGGCGACCCATATAATACTCCTTGTAAAGAGGATATGAAGGGTACTCCTACTGGTGTTTATGGCTTAACAAAGCTACATGGTGAAGAAAAGATTCAGGCTACAGGTGTGAACCATATTATTCTTCGTACAGCATGGCTTTACAGCGAGTTTGGTCATAATTTCGTTAAGACAATGATGAATCTCACTGCGACTAAACCACAGTTGAAGGTTGTCTTTGACCAGTGCGGAACACCAACCTATGCAGGTGACTTAGCTGATGCTATCTATGATATCGTTGAGAATCGTAAGTATGAAGGAAATAGTGGTGTCTATCATTTCTCTAACGAGGGTGTATGCAGCTGGTATGACTTCACGATTAAGATTGCAGAACTTGCTGGAAACACAGCATGTGACATCCAACCTTGTCACAGCGACGAGTTCCCTTCACCTGTTACACGCCCAGCCTACTCTGTCCTTGACAAGACAAAGATTAAGGAAACCTTCGGTATAAAGATTCCATATTGGGTTGAGTCACTGAAAAAGTGTATGAAAGGTTTGCAGGAACAAGACAATTAAATAGGAGTTAAGAAAGTAGGAATCATCAGAAAGAAGTAAGCCATTACCTTCCCTAAAACATAAGAGGAAACAGGAAGACTTCAATAAAAAACTACTGACAAATCATTTTACTCCCTAAGATAATAAATCAAATGAATGAAATAGAACGCAGGCGAACGTTCGCCATTATCTCTCACCCAGATGCTGGTAAGACTACTTTGACAGAGAAATTCCTTCTCTTCGGTGGTCAGATTCAGGTTGCTGGTGCGGTGAAGAGCAACAAGATACGCAAGACAGCTACATCCGACTGGATGGATATTGAGAAGCAACGTGGTATCTCTGTATCAACTTCTGTGATGGAATTTGACTACGAAGATTATAAGGTAAACATCCTTGATACTCCTGGTCACCAGGACTTTGCCGAAGATACTTATCGTACATTGACAGCTGTAGATTCAGCTATCATCGTTGTTGACTCTGCTAAGGGTGTCGAGGCACAGACACGTAAACTGATGGAGGTGTGCCGTATGCGCAACACTCCTGTTATCATCTTTATCAACAAGATGGACCGTGAAGGTCGTGATCCCTTCGAAGTATTGGACGAATTGGAAGAAGAACTCCAGATTAGTGTACGCCCACTTTCATGGCCTATCGGTCAGGGACAGCGTTTCAAGGGTGTATATAACATCTATGAGCAGCAGCTAAACCTCTTTACACCTAATAAGCAGCGTGTGACAGAGAAGGTTGAAGTTGATATCAACTCTAACGAATTGGACGAGCAAGTTGGTGCTGAATTTGCAGAACAGTTACGTAATGACCTCGAATTAGTCAATGGTGTTTACTCTGACTTTGACGTTGAAGCATACCGCCGTGCAGAGGTTGCACCAGTTTTCTTCGGCTCTGCATTGAACAACTTCGGTGTACAGGAACTGCTTAACTGTTTTGTTGAGATTGCTCCAAGTCCACGTCCTACGAAGGCTGAAGAGCGTATGGTTGAACCAAATGAGCCTAAGTTTACAGGTTTCATCTTCAAGATTACAGCCAATATCGACCCTAACCACCGCAGTTGTATCGCCTTCTGTAAGGTATGTTCTGGTAAGTTCCAGCGTAATCAGCCTTACCTCCACATTCGTAATGGAAAGACGATGCGCTTCTCCTCTCCTACTCAATTCATGGCACAACGCAAGAGTACTGTAGAAGAGGCTTACCCTGGTGACATCGTTGGTTTGCCTGATAGTGGCGGCGTATTTAAGATTGGTGACACACTTACAGAGGGAGAAAATATCCACTTCCGTGGTCTACCAAGCTTCTCACCAGAGCTTTTCAAATACATTGAGAATGATGACCCAATGAAGTCTAAGCAGTTCCAAAAAGGTATTGAACAGCTGATGAATGAAGGTGTTGCACAGTCATTTGTAAACCAATTCAACAACCGTCGTATTGTAGGAACCGTTGGACAGCTTCAGTTTGAAGTTATCCAATACCGATTAGAGCATGAGTATAATGCCAAGTGTCGTTGGGAACCAGTACACCTTTACAAAGCTTGTTGGATTGAGGCTGATGACGAGAAAGAATTAGAAAACTTCAAAAAGCGTAAATACCAGTATATGGCTAAGGATATTGAGGGACGTGACGTCTTCCTTGCAGACTCAGGTTATGTGCTAAGTATGGCTCAGCAAGACTTTGAGAATATCCGCTTCCACTTTACAAGTGAGTTCTAATCTAAGAATAAGACAATATAAAAGCGCCAAAGAACATATCGTTTCTTTGGCGCTTTTTTATATGATTAAACGAATAACAAAACCCTTTACTACCCGCTTATTCTAAGTAACTTATGCTGTCCGATAAAACTTAATCTGCAAGCTCTCCCAAATTATCTCTCTATCAACAAACTATACCGTTTCATCTTAGAAGAAACACATTCCTACCCCAACCACTAATAGCTTCTACCCGATGATTATTTTGCACGAATATCGGGTATAACATCTTTAGTTTTCACCATGCGCACCATGCGTGCTAAGCATCAACACCACATGTGCTAAGCATCAACACCATACGTGCGGACACTCAACACACAGGTTAAAGATTAGAATACGTGTTCAAAAATGTCTCCATTAAAAAGGTAAGACACTAATGAATCAATTCTATGAGAGGGGGTTATCAGACAGTTCAATAAACTTGTTTACTTCTTGATGAACTTCTTACCGTTCTGAATAACTACACCCCTGTAATCCTTGCCTACACGCTGACCAGCGAGGTTGTAGATAGGTGCATTTGCATTTACAGTACTGTTACTAACTTCGTTAATACCTGTAGGATCATTCTTCAAAGTAACAGTAATCTTCTTAACACGTACCTGATGACCAGGAGTCTTAAACTCAACAGAGTTCTTATCGCCTGTCCATGTTACGTTAATTTTGTCAGCAGAGATTGTTAACCCTGCCATAGATGAATCGAAACCATCACCTAAGTAGCTCTTACCACCAGCTTTATATGTATCGCATACAAAAGCAACATTGGTAATGTTTGCTGCAGACGAAGTAATTGTTGTTGTAGCATCCTTGTACAAACGATAAGAAAACTTATCGTCTACCTTACCTGCGCTGAGAGTAATAGTGACACCCTCCTTTTCAATAGTCAAACCAGTTCCCTTATCCTTACCAGCTTCAAATGTAACTGTTTTCTGTGCAAAAGATAAAGAACTAACAGCAGCAAATGCTGCAACAAAAGCAAAGCGTAGAATTTTATTCATAATAACTTTATTTAATTAATAAAAAGGTTTAATTACTATGCAAATTTAGGCAAATATTATGATATATGCAATTATAAATCCATGTATAATCTTTTTTTTATTCATTTTCCATACTCATACGCTACATATCATGGTAGATGTGTGCGCTTACAATGTTAAAAACGCATTTTTTTGTTGATAAAATTTGTTTTATTCCACTATTTACCCTATATTTGCGAAGTGTTTTTCACTGATTTAGATATTTTGCTAAATCATTTTCGAGGTTGGTAGCTTCCTGCACCAACCTCTTTTTTATTTCTCTTTAAAGTAGAAAAATAATCCCAAAACTTGACACATAATGAATCTTTACTTACCTTTGTATCAGATTATTAAACTTAATTCTATGAAACAGTACAAATCTTTCCTCTTACTTTTAGCAGCTTTATTATTGTTTAGTTGTGGAAAAACAATTTTACCATCTGATGATGATCATAAAGAAGAAGAGCAACACTCTCCTCAGCCCAATGGTGACTCACAAATATATACAGTTTCAGAGTTTCTCAAGGGAGACTTTGGAAATAATGGAGTTTGGGTACATGGTTATATTGTTGGAGCTTGCAAACGAAACATCAAGCAGGCTGAATGGGAACCACCTTTCACCTATGACTCTGCAATCCTATTAGCTGACGACCCAGAAGAGTCTGACCCAGAGAATGTTATTTCTATCCAAATGGTCAACAAACAAATGAAAGAAGATATTGCTTTAGCCGCTAATCCTCAGAATTATGGTAGACATATTGCCTTCTTTGGCATTAAACAAAAATACTTAGGAATACCAGGTATGAAAAAGCATATACTGGCAAGCGAATGGTTGAACGAGTGACTTTTTACATAAAAGACTTGCAGCAAATAAGAAAATTGATTATATTTGCAACCCCAAATAATAATAAAAGTTAGAAAAGCCTATCGACATACTTCTACTTCATAAGAAAGAAAATTGAAAATGAAGAATCTGAATGAGATGACCGACGAGCAGTTGGCATTGTCATACATTGAAGGAAGCAACGATGCTTTCGATTTGTTGCTATCACGCAATCAATCGAAACTTTTTTCGTATATTCTATTCGTTGTGCATGATAGGGATGCTGCTGACGACTTATTTCAAGAGACATTCGTGAAGATTATCACGAAGTTGCAACAGGGAAGATATTCTCCAACGGGTAAGTTCTCTGCATGGATTATGCGCATTGCTCATAATGTAATCATGGACTGGTATCGTGCGCAGCGTGCAGACAAGGTGATTGACGCACCTAAGGACAACGACTTATCAAATGTTGGTGGTGACGATACAGTCATTGACAACATTGAGTGTCAATTCATTAATAGCCAGACACTCTCAGATGTAAAACGAATGATGAACCTTCTTCCTGCCACACAGCGCGAAGTTGTTTTTATGCGTTTTTATCAAGAGATGTCTTTTAAGGAGATTGCTGAGACGACAGGTGTCAGCATTAATACCAGCCTTGGGCGTATGCGTTATGCCATATTCAACTTACGAAGAATGGTCCGCGAGCATAAAGTAAGTTTGCAATTAACATAAGAATAAATAGTTCTTTTATTAACTATACAAAAAGCCCTCACTCGTTTCTTAACTATCTTGTTAAAACAAGTGAGGGCTTCTTCTATATATTACTATTATCTATGCAGTTGCTTGAGCGAGTGGATAGTAGCCTTGGGGTCAGCTGCCTTAAAGACATAACTACCACTAACAAGGATGTCAACACCAGCTTCAACAAGACGAGGTGCCGTATCTGCTTGTACTCCACCATCTACTTCGATCAGCGCCTTACTACCTTCACGGTCAATCAACTGGCGCAAGCGTTGCACTTTCTTAATACTGCTCTCTATGAATTTCTGTCCACCAAAACCTGGATTTACACTCATAAGCTGAACAATATCTAAATCGCAAATAATATCCTCAAGAACATTGACAGGTGTTGAAGGGTTAAGCGTCACACCAGCTTTCATTCCAGCAGCATGAATCGCTTGTATTGTTCGATGTAAATGAACACAAGCTTCATACTGAACATTCATAATAGCTGCGCCTGTGTCAGCAGTCTGTTGGATATAGTTCTCTGGATGAACAATCATAAAGTGTACGTCCATTGGCTTCTTGCAGGCTTTTCCAACGGCTTCAAGCACAGGAAAACCAAAAGAAATATTAGGGACAAAGACGCCATCCATTACATCCATGTGAAGCCAGTCAGCCTCACTTTCATTAATCATTTCTATCTCCTTATCCAAATGAAGGAAGTCAGCAGAGAGCAGGGAAGGTGATACTATTATTTCCATATCAATATTAGTTCAAGCAAAAGGTTTGCATCTTCCCATTGATTTTAATGACACGATAGGTATAAGCTATCTGTCGGATAATATTAAGCGTCTTCTCAGACGGCTTAAGTTCTTCTGGAGTAAATATTCTAACCATAGGCCGAAAATGTATTATTGAGAGTTATTATGTCATCTAAACGCTATATGATAGATATTATTATATCTTCTTACAAGAATATTTTCACTTTATATGCATTAATTTGTTGGGATTATCTTGTATCATTCCTTTTTATTCATCTTTCCTTTAAATAAAAGAGCTTTTCTTTATTTCACAAGCGTATAATTCGATAATTTTATGTAAGTTTGTAGCGTAAAAGTATTTGAGAATTTTATATCTATATGATTATAAAGGTATGTGGCATGCGTGAAGCCCACAATATTCACGAAGTTTCTCAACTTGGCATAGACTGGGTAGGATTGGATTTCGAGCCTAAGAGCGAACGTTATGTCAGTCAGATATCATCATGTGCTGGTATTATTCCAGACTATAGCAGCCTGTCTGACTTATCGTCACACGAATCATCTCAACAACAACAAAGACCAATTCTTTGTGGTGTTTTTGCTGATGACATGCCACAGAATATTGTTACACGCGTCTATAACTTCAATCTTGATGTTGTCCAGCTTAATGGAGAAGAGAGTATGGTGATGATTGACAACCTTCGCCGTACCCTTGACCCTGATATTCATGCTGGAATAAAGATTATAAAGCGTATTGTTATTACAAAGCGTGAGGACATAGAGAAATACAAGGAATATGCAGAAGGAGTTGATTACTTCCTCTTTGACATCCAAGATAACCTAAAAGATTGGAGTGTTTTGGAAGCGTATGACGGCAAAGTTCCTTTCCTTGTAAGTGGAAATATTGGTATCGAAGAGGCTGATAAGATTAAGACTTTCTCTCATCCTCAGTTCTATGGTATCAGCGTGAATGAGAAGTTTGAGACAGTTCCTGCCGTAAAAGACGCAGCATTACTGAAGGACTTTCTTGAGAAGGTTAAGTAAGTTCATCGCT
Encoded here:
- a CDS encoding ROK family protein, translating into MDVTEQKPVVTGLEKPFVIGLDLGGTNAVFGVVDQRGQLLATNSIKTQAYKTVDDFVEAGVEAVKPLVAKYGGIGQFRAMGIGAPNGNFYRGTIEFAPNLSWGHDGVVPLGEMFSKKLGIPVGLTNDANAAAIGEMQYGVARGMKDFIMITLGTGVGSGIVINGQMIYGSDGFAGELGHMIMVRGEKGRTCGCGRTGCLETYCSATGVARTAREFLKESTEDSLLREINPEDITSLDVSIAAGRGDALAKRVYEFTGNMLGEACADFATFSSPEAFIFFGGLTKAGDLLMEPIMRSYKEHALEIFKEKPIFLVSSLDDAAAAVLGASAIGWEL
- a CDS encoding LysE family translocator yields the protein MQFPIQLDILDFIFKGLLIGIIASAPMGPVGILCIQRTLNKGRWYGFITGIGAAVSDTIYALIVGLGMSFIMGPLENPTYKLILQITGSVLLLLFGVYCFKSDPMKKAHQSGKEKGSLFHNGLTAFLVTLSNPMIIFLFIASYAQFAFVQPDRPLEMIIGFACVPAGALLWWYGLSWLIDKIRNKFDVNGILIINKVIGSVVILFSIIMLLGTVFNLYHLPTIDGLMD
- a CDS encoding DUF4924 family protein — translated: MFIAKELRKKSIAEYLLYMWQIEDTIRAYGCSLTRIRKEYIDQFQYTEEQKEEEEDWFGDLVRMMNQEGCREGGHLQINKVLMQDLTELHAQLLQSSKFPFYSAEYYRVLPFIVELRGKTKRTADKMARTNDERLKSVAAQLGKSEIETCFDLLYGVMMLRLQKKEITPETTRALNEITTFIGMLSDYYIKDKTEGLNFGEE
- the rfbD gene encoding dTDP-4-dehydrorhamnose reductase; the protein is MNILVTGANGQLGNEIQLVSKQSKDHYIFTDVCEGYTKLDITNLEDIRKMVQDNKIECIINCAAWTNVDKAETAGEIVELLNAIAPENLAKAMKEVGGLLVHVSTDYVFGGDPYNTPCKEDMKGTPTGVYGLTKLHGEEKIQATGVNHIILRTAWLYSEFGHNFVKTMMNLTATKPQLKVVFDQCGTPTYAGDLADAIYDIVENRKYEGNSGVYHFSNEGVCSWYDFTIKIAELAGNTACDIQPCHSDEFPSPVTRPAYSVLDKTKIKETFGIKIPYWVESLKKCMKGLQEQDN
- a CDS encoding peptide chain release factor 3; translated protein: MNEIERRRTFAIISHPDAGKTTLTEKFLLFGGQIQVAGAVKSNKIRKTATSDWMDIEKQRGISVSTSVMEFDYEDYKVNILDTPGHQDFAEDTYRTLTAVDSAIIVVDSAKGVEAQTRKLMEVCRMRNTPVIIFINKMDREGRDPFEVLDELEEELQISVRPLSWPIGQGQRFKGVYNIYEQQLNLFTPNKQRVTEKVEVDINSNELDEQVGAEFAEQLRNDLELVNGVYSDFDVEAYRRAEVAPVFFGSALNNFGVQELLNCFVEIAPSPRPTKAEERMVEPNEPKFTGFIFKITANIDPNHRSCIAFCKVCSGKFQRNQPYLHIRNGKTMRFSSPTQFMAQRKSTVEEAYPGDIVGLPDSGGVFKIGDTLTEGENIHFRGLPSFSPELFKYIENDDPMKSKQFQKGIEQLMNEGVAQSFVNQFNNRRIVGTVGQLQFEVIQYRLEHEYNAKCRWEPVHLYKACWIEADDEKELENFKKRKYQYMAKDIEGRDVFLADSGYVLSMAQQDFENIRFHFTSEF
- a CDS encoding DUF6359 domain-containing protein, producing the protein MKQYKSFLLLLAALLLFSCGKTILPSDDDHKEEEQHSPQPNGDSQIYTVSEFLKGDFGNNGVWVHGYIVGACKRNIKQAEWEPPFTYDSAILLADDPEESDPENVISIQMVNKQMKEDIALAANPQNYGRHIAFFGIKQKYLGIPGMKKHILASEWLNE
- a CDS encoding sigma-70 family RNA polymerase sigma factor, with amino-acid sequence MKNLNEMTDEQLALSYIEGSNDAFDLLLSRNQSKLFSYILFVVHDRDAADDLFQETFVKIITKLQQGRYSPTGKFSAWIMRIAHNVIMDWYRAQRADKVIDAPKDNDLSNVGGDDTVIDNIECQFINSQTLSDVKRMMNLLPATQREVVFMRFYQEMSFKEIAETTGVSINTSLGRMRYAIFNLRRMVREHKVSLQLT
- the rpe gene encoding ribulose-phosphate 3-epimerase; the encoded protein is MEIIVSPSLLSADFLHLDKEIEMINESEADWLHMDVMDGVFVPNISFGFPVLEAVGKACKKPMDVHFMIVHPENYIQQTADTGAAIMNVQYEACVHLHRTIQAIHAAGMKAGVTLNPSTPVNVLEDIICDLDIVQLMSVNPGFGGQKFIESSIKKVQRLRQLIDREGSKALIEVDGGVQADTAPRLVEAGVDILVSGSYVFKAADPKATIHSLKQLHR
- a CDS encoding phosphoribosylanthranilate isomerase, with translation MIIKVCGMREAHNIHEVSQLGIDWVGLDFEPKSERYVSQISSCAGIIPDYSSLSDLSSHESSQQQQRPILCGVFADDMPQNIVTRVYNFNLDVVQLNGEESMVMIDNLRRTLDPDIHAGIKIIKRIVITKREDIEKYKEYAEGVDYFLFDIQDNLKDWSVLEAYDGKVPFLVSGNIGIEEADKIKTFSHPQFYGISVNEKFETVPAVKDAALLKDFLEKVK